The genomic window GCCCGCGGCAGCGTCAGATCCGCGTCGGTCGACCCGGGGAGGTCGTCATGTCCCGCACAGCCGTCCGCTGGACCGTTGCCGCGGTCGTGATCGCGCTGCTCGCCGCCCTGGTGTCGTTCCTGCTGGTGACGCGGCCGGCGCACGTGTCCGCCGCCGAGCCGGATCCCGGCAGCGTGACCGTCGACGGCACCGGAAAGGTGGCCGGCACACCGGACGTCCTGCGCCTGGCGATCGGCGTCTCGGAACGCGCCGGCGACGTGAGCACCGCGCTCAGCCGCGCCAACGCGGACATGGCCAGGCTGCGCTCCGCCCTGCAGGCCCACCACGTCACGGACGCCGACCTGCAGACCTCGCAGGTCAACATCTTCCCGACCTACACCGACCACGGCGTGGTG from Mycobacteriales bacterium includes these protein-coding regions:
- a CDS encoding SIMPL domain-containing protein (The SIMPL domain is named for its presence in mouse protein SIMPL (signalling molecule that associates with mouse pelle-like kinase). Bacterial member BP26, from Brucella, was shown to assemble into a channel-like structure, while YggE from E. coli has been associated with resistance to oxidative stress.), yielding MSRTAVRWTVAAVVIALLAALVSFLLVTRPAHVSAAEPDPGSVTVDGTGKVAGTPDVLRLAIGVSERAGDVSTALSRANADMARLRSALQAHHVTDADLQTSQVNIFPTYTDHGVV